In a single window of the Tellurirhabdus bombi genome:
- a CDS encoding glycoside hydrolase family 13 protein, whose product MIRFIGWLCLVSYITVAGALAQTGAPPAIQRIEPTNWWVGMKQTTLQLLVYGPQAGTMTYSINYPGVQLVKTHQVENPNYAFLDLTIAPTTKAGTLQIVGKAAGKSLSRAYELKARSREPKGQGVNSADFIYLLMPDRFANGNPSNDKFDDMLDKQADTKSPYLRHGGDLQGVMEHLDYLQELGVTTLWMTPVIENDEALKQEAPDRMQAGYHGYHFTDHYRIDRRFGGADAYVKLSKALHQRGMKLVQDAVYNHVSNDHWMFKDQPTKDWFNQWPAYTSSSHKEQSLYDPYAAESDRNLQLNGWFTPFLPDLNQRNPFLANYLIQHAIWSTETFNLDGWRVDTYKYNDLDFLNRCNQALLREYPNMFIFGESWVGNPVAQAFFVKNNIKFDFASNQPGGLDFVFFGAALDALKQNFSWDDGVNRLYNTFAQDAVYADPMKLVTFLDNHDTDRYLSMIGEDFNKYKMGLTWLLTARGIPSIYYGTEVLMKNFKNPSDAEVRRDFPGGFKDSPENKFLASGRAGKEADAFNLVKKLAIYRKNTPTLHSGKLMQYVPQDGVYVYFRYDANKTILIATNSMDQEKSMETSRFSERMKGYSQARNILNDEVLRDLKTIKLPAKTVMVLELAK is encoded by the coding sequence ATGATTCGATTTATTGGTTGGTTATGCCTGGTAAGTTATATAACAGTAGCGGGGGCCTTGGCGCAAACCGGCGCACCACCTGCGATCCAGCGTATTGAGCCAACGAACTGGTGGGTAGGCATGAAGCAAACAACTTTACAGCTGCTGGTTTACGGACCCCAGGCGGGAACAATGACCTATAGCATTAATTATCCGGGCGTTCAACTCGTAAAAACCCACCAGGTTGAAAATCCCAACTATGCTTTTCTGGATTTAACCATAGCGCCAACGACCAAAGCGGGCACCTTGCAGATTGTCGGTAAAGCAGCCGGAAAAAGCCTTTCGCGGGCTTACGAACTAAAAGCACGTTCGCGGGAGCCCAAAGGGCAGGGGGTTAACTCGGCGGATTTTATTTACCTGCTCATGCCCGACCGCTTCGCCAATGGTAACCCGTCGAACGATAAATTTGACGACATGCTCGACAAACAGGCCGATACCAAAAGTCCGTACCTGCGTCACGGAGGCGATCTGCAAGGGGTGATGGAGCATCTGGATTACCTTCAGGAACTGGGCGTTACTACCTTGTGGATGACGCCGGTAATCGAAAATGACGAAGCGCTCAAGCAAGAGGCACCCGACCGGATGCAGGCGGGCTACCACGGTTACCATTTTACGGACCATTACCGGATTGATCGTCGGTTTGGCGGAGCGGACGCCTACGTAAAACTGTCGAAAGCCTTGCACCAGCGCGGCATGAAGCTCGTTCAGGATGCGGTGTACAATCACGTAAGCAACGACCACTGGATGTTCAAAGACCAGCCCACCAAGGATTGGTTTAACCAGTGGCCGGCCTATACCAGCAGTTCGCATAAGGAGCAGTCGCTGTATGATCCGTATGCCGCTGAAAGTGATCGTAATTTGCAGTTGAACGGCTGGTTCACTCCCTTTTTACCCGATTTAAACCAGCGGAATCCGTTCCTGGCCAACTACTTGATTCAGCATGCCATCTGGTCCACGGAAACGTTTAATCTGGATGGTTGGCGCGTCGATACGTATAAATACAACGACCTGGATTTTCTGAATCGCTGCAACCAGGCCCTGCTTAGAGAGTATCCCAACATGTTTATTTTTGGAGAATCCTGGGTGGGGAATCCAGTCGCACAGGCCTTTTTCGTGAAAAACAACATCAAATTTGACTTCGCGTCGAATCAGCCCGGTGGGTTGGATTTTGTCTTTTTCGGGGCGGCTCTGGATGCGCTCAAACAGAATTTTAGCTGGGATGATGGCGTCAACCGGCTGTACAACACCTTCGCGCAGGATGCGGTGTATGCTGATCCCATGAAACTAGTAACGTTTCTGGACAACCACGACACGGATCGATATCTGTCGATGATCGGGGAGGATTTCAATAAGTACAAAATGGGTTTGACGTGGCTGCTGACGGCTCGCGGGATTCCGTCAATCTATTACGGGACGGAGGTGTTGATGAAAAATTTCAAAAATCCGTCCGATGCGGAAGTGCGGCGCGATTTTCCCGGTGGCTTTAAAGACAGTCCCGAAAACAAATTTCTGGCTTCGGGCCGGGCCGGAAAAGAAGCCGATGCCTTTAATCTGGTGAAAAAGTTGGCCATTTATCGGAAAAATACGCCGACACTACACTCCGGGAAATTAATGCAGTATGTGCCGCAGGATGGGGTGTATGTCTATTTTCGGTACGACGCGAACAAAACAATTCTGATTGCGACTAACTCAATGGATCAGGAAAAAAGCATGGAGACCAGTCGGTTTTCGGAGCGGATGAAAGGCTACAGCCAGGCCCGGAATATTTTGAATGATGAAGTACTGCGGGATCTTAAAACGATAAAGTTGCCCGCTAAAACAGTTATGGTGCTCGAACTGGCTAAATAA
- a CDS encoding class I SAM-dependent methyltransferase codes for MFTVVLSNVNLLIIRQKYTIIQIENNYHKADSGFNRVATWYDKLASLVFGNVLKTAQTTFIPKIPQDAVIVVLGGGSGWLLSVLLDECLPRKVIYIDASFRMISLAQQRVENDPRVEFRVGNEQDVRLDDRADVVITPFILDLFTQSRLETAILPKLNNALKVGGLWLSTDFMNPNFLWQRLLLRAMYRFFRLTAGIEARRLANWYELLNKDFTRLDEASYWNGFIKAGLWKKP; via the coding sequence GTGTTTACGGTGGTATTATCGAATGTGAATCTACTAATAATCAGACAAAAATATACTATTATTCAGATAGAAAATAATTATCATAAAGCCGACAGTGGTTTCAATCGAGTAGCTACCTGGTACGACAAACTGGCCTCTCTGGTATTCGGTAACGTCCTCAAAACTGCCCAGACGACCTTTATACCAAAGATTCCTCAAGACGCGGTAATTGTCGTTCTTGGCGGCGGGTCAGGCTGGTTGTTATCTGTTTTATTAGACGAATGCCTTCCCCGAAAAGTCATCTATATTGATGCTTCTTTTCGAATGATTTCTTTAGCTCAACAAAGAGTAGAGAACGACCCACGCGTGGAATTTCGGGTCGGTAACGAGCAGGATGTGCGATTGGATGATAGGGCTGATGTCGTGATTACGCCCTTTATACTAGACTTGTTTACTCAAAGTCGTTTGGAAACAGCTATACTTCCTAAGCTCAATAACGCACTAAAGGTGGGGGGGCTTTGGCTTAGTACCGACTTTATGAATCCCAATTTTTTGTGGCAGCGGCTTTTGTTGCGCGCCATGTACCGCTTTTTTCGGCTAACAGCGGGCATTGAAGCTCGGCGATTAGCGAACTGGTATGAGCTATTAAACAAAGATTTTACCCGCCTTGATGAAGCCAGTTACTGGAACGGATTTATCAAGGCGGGTTTGTGGAAAAAGCCCTGA
- a CDS encoding alpha-amylase family glycosyl hydrolase: MTSHFTDSPSNMSVPETTTDKLVIYQIFTRLFGNQKTTNKPWGSLEENGIGKFNDITDKALQNLKTFGISHVWYTGVIEHALMTDYSSFGIRKDHPAVVKGRAGSPYAIKDYYDVNPDLAVDAKARMQEFEALVKRSHDNGLKVLIDFIPNHVARQYYSDAKPKGVKDLGQGDDTTKAFDAQNNFYYLLGEPFQVPNGVDIPVKADTNYVENPAKATGNDVFTAQPSINDWFETIKLNYGVDYQHNRQNHFDPIPSTWLKMRDILLYWAKKGVDGFRCDMAEMVPVEFWGWAIPQIKASKPGIIFIAEIYNPAQYRNYIFTGKFDYLYDKVGLYDALRRLMEGKGTTEDITRVWQQESGDYANHMLRFLENHDEQRIASRFFANDPWTAVPAMTLSATLHTGPLMIYFGQELGVNPTQAEGFQGEDGRTTIFDYWGIPDYQAWVNKGKFDGGKLSADQKALRKFYQQLNQLVNTSDAIQNGGFYDLQYLQNNGQSPGYDQHRLFSYLRHSASQKLLIVCNFDKEKTAKTQIQIPAGVWEFLKLDATKTYTFTDIFRTKTKIKAAASESVPVELPPLSVLVLEIK; encoded by the coding sequence ATGACGAGCCACTTTACTGACTCCCCTAGCAACATGAGTGTACCTGAAACAACGACCGACAAATTAGTCATCTACCAAATTTTTACCCGCCTGTTTGGCAACCAAAAAACAACCAATAAACCGTGGGGAAGCCTGGAAGAAAACGGGATTGGCAAGTTCAACGACATCACGGATAAAGCCCTGCAAAACCTCAAAACGTTCGGTATTTCGCACGTTTGGTATACGGGTGTTATCGAACATGCGCTGATGACCGACTATTCCAGCTTTGGGATTCGCAAGGATCACCCAGCCGTGGTGAAAGGTCGGGCGGGCTCACCTTACGCCATCAAGGATTATTACGATGTCAATCCTGATCTGGCCGTCGATGCCAAGGCGCGTATGCAGGAGTTTGAAGCCCTGGTAAAGCGGTCGCACGACAACGGTCTGAAAGTACTAATTGACTTCATTCCCAACCACGTGGCCCGGCAATATTATTCGGATGCCAAGCCCAAAGGCGTGAAAGACCTCGGCCAGGGCGATGATACCACCAAGGCTTTTGATGCTCAAAACAATTTCTATTACCTGCTGGGAGAGCCTTTTCAGGTTCCTAATGGCGTAGATATTCCGGTTAAGGCCGACACGAATTACGTAGAAAACCCGGCCAAAGCCACGGGAAACGACGTTTTCACAGCCCAGCCAAGCATCAACGACTGGTTCGAAACCATCAAGTTAAATTACGGCGTCGATTACCAGCATAACCGCCAAAACCATTTTGACCCGATTCCCTCGACCTGGCTCAAAATGCGGGATATTTTGCTTTACTGGGCGAAAAAAGGCGTCGATGGTTTCCGCTGCGACATGGCCGAAATGGTGCCGGTCGAGTTTTGGGGCTGGGCCATTCCGCAAATTAAAGCCAGTAAGCCGGGTATTATTTTTATTGCCGAGATTTACAATCCAGCGCAGTACCGCAATTACATCTTTACGGGAAAATTCGATTACCTCTACGATAAAGTTGGCTTGTACGACGCGCTTCGGCGGTTGATGGAAGGCAAAGGCACTACCGAAGACATCACGCGCGTTTGGCAACAGGAATCCGGCGATTATGCGAATCACATGCTTCGCTTCCTCGAGAATCACGATGAGCAACGCATTGCCTCTCGCTTTTTTGCGAATGACCCCTGGACCGCCGTTCCCGCGATGACCCTCTCGGCCACCTTGCATACCGGACCGCTGATGATCTATTTTGGGCAGGAATTAGGCGTTAATCCCACCCAGGCCGAAGGATTCCAGGGCGAAGACGGGCGCACCACCATTTTCGATTATTGGGGTATTCCTGACTACCAGGCTTGGGTCAACAAAGGGAAATTTGACGGAGGAAAGCTGTCTGCTGATCAAAAAGCGCTGCGGAAGTTTTATCAACAATTGAATCAATTGGTGAACACCAGCGACGCCATTCAGAACGGCGGTTTTTATGATTTGCAGTATCTCCAGAACAATGGCCAGAGTCCGGGCTACGACCAGCACCGACTATTCAGCTACCTGCGGCATTCGGCTTCGCAAAAATTGCTGATTGTCTGCAATTTCGACAAAGAGAAAACGGCGAAAACCCAGATTCAGATTCCTGCTGGTGTGTGGGAATTTCTTAAGCTGGACGCCACCAAAACGTACACATTCACGGATATTTTCCGAACCAAAACCAAGATAAAAGCCGCCGCCAGCGAAAGCGTTCCGGTCGAATTACCACCGTTGAGCGTACTGGTGCTGGAAATCAAATGA
- a CDS encoding glycoside hydrolase family 9 protein codes for MFATRKAFLAVILLVLGLKTNQVFSQQASEAIRLNQVGFYPKGPKMAVVLGDASGGSFQLTTPDRKKVLFTGKLSETRLALSGKKTRIADFSTFQTPGTYVLVVPETGYSYPFFVKANVHRPLAIGAIKSYYYQRVSTDLTPEFAGQWSRPAGHPDTRILIHPSAASANRPAGTVISAPRGWYDAGDYNKYIVNSGITVGTLLSLYEDFPTYFQSFTTNIPESSNQVPDLLDEVLWNLRWMLAMQDPTDGGVYHKLTNPSFDGMIMPDKATKDRYVVQKSITATLDFAAVMAQASRVFGSYKQALPGLADSCLTAAVKAWEWSKKNPALFYRQNEMNQQFDPDVVTGSYEDRDASDEWIWAAAELYATTKNEAYYTAVNLFPDTQMPLPSWPQVRLLGYYTLARLTTTLTPLAQKDFPDLKKRLVGFADNLIQGADRQAYQTVMGKSASDYIWGSSSVAANQGIALIQAYRLVDRRTPNAQKYLQSALSNLDYLLGRNATGYSFVTGFGSKPIMNPHHRPSVADGITAPVPGLLSGGPNGNAPRQDKCAGYTATSADEMFIDAACSYASNEIAINWNAPLVYLAAALEAIQTEAGYTSEKK; via the coding sequence ATGTTTGCTACTCGAAAAGCCTTTCTTGCAGTCATTTTATTGGTCTTAGGCTTAAAAACAAATCAAGTATTTAGCCAGCAAGCATCGGAAGCAATTCGATTAAATCAGGTTGGATTTTACCCAAAAGGCCCTAAAATGGCTGTTGTACTTGGGGATGCCAGTGGAGGGTCTTTCCAGCTCACTACGCCCGATCGGAAGAAGGTTTTATTTACGGGTAAATTAAGTGAAACGCGTCTGGCTCTTTCGGGCAAAAAGACGCGCATTGCCGATTTTTCTACCTTTCAAACGCCTGGCACTTACGTCCTCGTCGTTCCTGAAACAGGGTATTCATATCCTTTTTTCGTAAAGGCAAATGTACACCGTCCGCTGGCTATAGGAGCCATAAAAAGCTATTATTACCAACGGGTTTCTACGGATTTAACCCCTGAATTTGCGGGTCAATGGAGCCGGCCAGCGGGCCACCCTGATACGCGCATTTTAATTCATCCGTCAGCTGCTTCAGCGAATCGTCCAGCAGGCACCGTTATCTCAGCCCCCAGAGGTTGGTACGATGCCGGGGATTACAACAAGTATATTGTCAATTCGGGGATTACTGTGGGAACCCTCTTGTCTTTGTACGAGGATTTCCCGACTTATTTTCAATCTTTTACCACCAATATCCCAGAATCGAGCAATCAAGTTCCAGATTTGCTGGACGAGGTCCTTTGGAATCTGCGCTGGATGCTAGCCATGCAGGACCCTACGGATGGCGGGGTTTATCACAAGCTCACAAATCCTAGTTTCGACGGAATGATTATGCCGGACAAAGCAACCAAAGACCGGTATGTGGTGCAGAAAAGCATTACTGCAACGCTTGATTTTGCCGCTGTCATGGCGCAGGCCAGCCGTGTCTTCGGCAGCTATAAACAAGCGTTACCGGGTCTGGCTGACTCCTGCCTGACTGCCGCCGTAAAAGCCTGGGAATGGTCTAAAAAGAATCCGGCGCTTTTTTACCGCCAGAATGAAATGAATCAGCAGTTTGATCCGGATGTTGTTACCGGCAGCTACGAAGATCGGGACGCCAGCGATGAATGGATTTGGGCAGCGGCTGAATTATACGCCACGACGAAAAATGAGGCTTATTACACCGCCGTTAATCTATTTCCTGACACGCAAATGCCACTTCCCAGTTGGCCCCAGGTTCGTTTGCTGGGCTATTACACCTTAGCCCGACTAACAACTACGCTTACCCCGCTAGCTCAGAAAGACTTTCCTGATTTAAAAAAACGGTTGGTTGGTTTTGCCGATAATCTCATTCAAGGCGCTGATCGGCAGGCTTATCAGACCGTCATGGGTAAATCAGCCAGTGATTATATCTGGGGCAGTAGCTCCGTAGCCGCCAACCAGGGCATCGCCTTGATTCAGGCTTATCGACTGGTGGACCGACGCACGCCTAACGCCCAAAAATACCTTCAATCTGCTTTGTCTAACCTGGATTATTTGCTGGGTCGCAACGCTACCGGCTACTCCTTCGTGACTGGCTTTGGCAGCAAACCCATTATGAATCCGCACCACCGCCCGTCGGTGGCCGACGGCATTACAGCTCCCGTACCCGGTCTTCTCTCAGGTGGCCCTAATGGAAATGCCCCCCGCCAGGACAAATGCGCAGGTTATACGGCGACTTCTGCCGATGAGATGTTTATTGATGCCGCCTGCTCGTACGCGTCAAACGAAATTGCCATTAATTGGAATGCGCCCTTGGTGTATCTGGCTGCTGCCTTGGAAGCTATTCAAACCGAAGCTGGTTATACATCTGAAAAAAAATAA
- a CDS encoding glycoside hydrolase family 65 protein: MKQYLQHDPWCIIENGFHRDYNEITESVMSLGNGRMGQRGNFEEGFSGKTLLGNYVAGVYYPDKTRVGWWKNGYPNYFAKVLNAANWIGIDVEIEYEKLDLNLCEVHDFRRVLNMQEGYLERNFVATLKSGRQLQVSAKRFCSIVDDESGAIRFSITPLNFDGKVTLTPYINGDVSNRDSNYDEKFWDEVRKETGYGEAYIEMRTRKTAFHVCTGMMVEIMQDGQRIDFQSQPIRQEKYVANRMTLDCKQGQETVVYKYAANLSSMNYDPDRLVPLTRDYLKRIVGKGFDRMLYEQKQAWADKWKTNDITIGGDDESAIAAAQGIRFNIFHLNQTYTGEDERLNIGPKGFTGEKYGGSTYWDTEAYCLPFYLSTADQKVARNLLLYRYKQLDKAIENAQKLGFRAGAALYPMVTMNGEECHNEWEITFEEIHRNGAIAYAIYDYVRYTGDEQYLVDYGLEVLIAISRFWSQRVNWSEAKQQYVMLGVTGPNEYENNVNNNWYTNYIAAWTLRYTMESVEKVKALNPERFTALCDKLHFREEKEVSKTKQIVEKMHFPYDEQRELFLQQDGFLDKELLTVDQLPSGQRPINQHWSWDRILRSCFIKQADVLQGMYFFEDDFDAETVQRHFDFYEPMTVHESSLSPCVHSVLASKLGLRDKAYEMYLRTARLDLDDYNNDTEDGLHITSMAGTWLSVVKGFGGLRVKEDSLLLAPYCPEQWQSLSFKVRFRNALIQVTVTQTEVSIQNFSQQSIRIVLFEESVTIEGSGLKVVELEKEA, translated from the coding sequence ATGAAACAATACCTTCAACATGATCCGTGGTGCATCATTGAAAACGGATTTCACCGCGATTACAACGAGATTACGGAGAGTGTAATGAGCCTTGGAAATGGCCGTATGGGCCAACGAGGCAATTTTGAGGAAGGATTCTCTGGTAAAACCCTGCTTGGAAATTACGTTGCGGGCGTCTATTATCCTGACAAAACCCGCGTAGGCTGGTGGAAAAATGGCTACCCCAATTACTTCGCAAAAGTATTAAACGCCGCCAACTGGATCGGGATCGACGTTGAAATTGAATACGAAAAGCTGGATTTAAATCTGTGTGAGGTTCATGATTTCCGCCGGGTACTGAACATGCAGGAAGGCTATCTGGAACGTAACTTCGTGGCCACTCTGAAAAGTGGGCGGCAGTTGCAGGTAAGCGCCAAGCGGTTCTGCTCTATTGTCGATGATGAATCTGGTGCCATTCGGTTCAGCATTACGCCGCTGAATTTTGACGGTAAAGTTACCCTTACGCCATATATCAACGGAGATGTAAGCAACCGGGATTCCAACTACGACGAAAAGTTCTGGGACGAAGTGCGGAAAGAAACGGGTTACGGCGAGGCTTATATTGAAATGCGAACCCGGAAAACGGCGTTTCACGTCTGTACGGGCATGATGGTAGAAATTATGCAGGATGGACAGCGGATTGATTTTCAGTCGCAACCTATTCGGCAGGAAAAATACGTGGCTAACCGAATGACACTTGATTGCAAGCAGGGTCAGGAAACGGTGGTCTACAAATATGCGGCTAATCTTTCGTCGATGAATTATGATCCAGATCGTCTGGTGCCTTTAACGCGCGATTACCTTAAACGCATCGTTGGCAAAGGCTTTGATCGGATGCTCTACGAGCAAAAACAAGCCTGGGCGGACAAGTGGAAAACAAATGACATCACCATTGGCGGAGATGATGAAAGTGCTATAGCGGCGGCTCAGGGCATTCGCTTCAATATTTTCCACTTAAACCAAACCTATACAGGAGAAGACGAGCGCCTGAATATTGGACCAAAGGGTTTTACGGGTGAGAAATACGGCGGCTCAACTTACTGGGATACCGAAGCGTATTGCCTGCCTTTTTATCTGTCTACGGCTGATCAGAAGGTAGCGCGTAATCTGCTGCTTTATCGTTACAAGCAATTGGACAAGGCCATTGAAAATGCCCAAAAGCTGGGTTTTCGGGCCGGGGCGGCGCTTTATCCGATGGTGACCATGAATGGAGAAGAATGCCATAATGAATGGGAAATTACCTTTGAGGAGATTCACCGGAACGGAGCGATAGCCTACGCCATTTATGATTACGTTCGTTACACCGGCGATGAGCAATACTTGGTTGATTACGGCCTGGAGGTACTGATTGCCATCAGTCGTTTCTGGAGCCAGCGGGTCAACTGGTCGGAAGCAAAGCAGCAATATGTCATGCTGGGCGTCACGGGACCGAATGAGTACGAGAATAACGTAAATAACAACTGGTACACCAACTACATTGCGGCCTGGACGCTCCGCTACACGATGGAAAGCGTCGAGAAGGTGAAAGCGCTGAATCCGGAAAGGTTTACGGCTTTATGCGACAAGCTGCACTTTCGGGAAGAGAAAGAAGTAAGCAAGACAAAGCAGATTGTTGAAAAAATGCATTTTCCGTATGATGAACAGCGGGAGCTATTTCTTCAGCAGGACGGCTTTCTGGACAAAGAGCTGCTAACGGTCGATCAACTGCCAAGTGGCCAGCGACCCATCAACCAGCATTGGTCATGGGATCGAATTCTGCGTTCGTGCTTCATCAAACAGGCTGATGTCTTGCAGGGAATGTACTTCTTTGAGGACGATTTTGATGCGGAAACTGTGCAGCGCCATTTTGACTTTTATGAGCCAATGACAGTTCACGAGTCGTCTCTATCGCCTTGCGTGCATTCAGTGTTAGCGTCTAAATTGGGTCTGAGGGATAAAGCCTACGAAATGTACCTGCGGACGGCCCGCCTTGATCTTGACGACTACAACAACGATACCGAAGACGGATTGCATATTACATCCATGGCAGGCACCTGGTTGTCGGTTGTTAAAGGTTTTGGGGGGCTAAGGGTAAAAGAGGATTCGCTGCTCTTAGCGCCTTATTGTCCCGAGCAATGGCAGTCTTTGTCTTTCAAAGTGCGGTTTAGAAATGCACTGATTCAGGTAACCGTAACCCAGACCGAAGTGAGTATTCAGAATTTTTCGCAGCAATCCATTCGAATCGTCCTTTTTGAGGAATCTGTGACCATTGAAGGAAGCGGTCTTAAGGTTGTTGAATTGGAAAAGGAAGCTTAA
- the pgmB gene encoding beta-phosphoglucomutase, whose translation MNQPKAFLFDLDGVIVDTAIYHYQAWRRMANSLGFDISEEFNEGLKGVSRVESLELILAHGNVQLSEERKAELATQKNDWYLELVSLMTPANVLPGVTELFAEIKAAGIKTALGSVSKNAKLILARIWMLDDFDAIIDGNKIQRGKPDPEVFLKGAEELGVLPTDCLVFEDAVAGIEAAKRAGMRTIGVGTPDVLTQADVVFPSLKGLTIEKIRSSL comes from the coding sequence ATGAATCAACCAAAAGCCTTTCTATTTGACCTGGATGGAGTAATTGTCGATACGGCCATTTATCATTACCAGGCCTGGCGCCGGATGGCCAATTCGCTGGGTTTTGATATTTCTGAAGAATTTAATGAAGGGCTAAAAGGAGTTAGCCGTGTCGAATCGCTGGAGCTTATTCTGGCGCATGGCAATGTCCAATTATCGGAGGAACGCAAAGCGGAACTAGCCACCCAGAAAAACGACTGGTATCTGGAACTGGTAAGTCTGATGACCCCGGCTAATGTTCTGCCGGGCGTAACGGAGTTATTCGCTGAGATAAAAGCGGCGGGCATTAAAACGGCCTTGGGTTCGGTCAGTAAAAATGCGAAATTGATTTTGGCCCGGATTTGGATGCTGGATGACTTTGATGCGATCATTGATGGGAATAAAATCCAGCGGGGAAAACCCGATCCGGAGGTGTTTCTGAAAGGGGCCGAGGAACTGGGCGTTCTACCGACGGATTGCCTGGTTTTTGAAGATGCCGTGGCCGGAATAGAAGCGGCTAAACGGGCCGGGATGCGCACGATTGGCGTGGGTACGCCAGATGTGTTGACCCAAGCTGATGTGGTTTTTCCTTCGCTGAAAGGGCTGACCATCGAGAAAATTAGGTCGAGTTTGTAA
- a CDS encoding DinB family protein, with the protein MHKLETARELQHRLQTVLTTVEREFSLLNDNQLNWKQAPGRWSITECLQHLNLAERYYIRNIQKKADDLGLIQTAPVDQEFTSDWVGRAMLYIVDPKTKMKFPAPPMMRPRKDLEPRPVMTQFVELQQLLRELLDRAIYYDWNTTKLPTLFGNWLKVRLGDALLMLVAHTERHMAQAMRVKADPAFPGFN; encoded by the coding sequence ATGCATAAACTTGAGACTGCCCGTGAATTGCAGCACCGTTTACAAACTGTTCTAACCACCGTTGAGCGGGAATTTAGTCTGCTCAATGACAATCAGTTGAATTGGAAACAAGCGCCTGGTCGTTGGAGTATCACAGAATGTTTGCAGCACTTGAACCTGGCTGAGCGCTATTACATCCGGAATATCCAAAAGAAAGCCGACGACCTAGGCCTGATTCAAACGGCACCCGTTGATCAGGAATTTACGTCCGATTGGGTGGGGCGGGCAATGTTATACATCGTAGACCCCAAAACAAAGATGAAGTTTCCCGCTCCGCCCATGATGCGGCCCCGGAAGGATTTAGAACCTAGACCGGTGATGACGCAATTTGTTGAATTGCAACAACTGCTCCGTGAGCTGCTTGACCGGGCTATTTACTATGACTGGAATACCACAAAACTTCCTACCTTATTTGGCAATTGGCTAAAAGTTAGACTGGGAGATGCTTTGCTGATGTTGGTTGCTCATACCGAGCGACACATGGCGCAGGCCATGCGGGTGAAAGCCGATCCTGCGTTTCCTGGTTTTAATTAA